A single Thunnus thynnus chromosome 6, fThuThy2.1, whole genome shotgun sequence DNA region contains:
- the LOC137183980 gene encoding uncharacterized protein isoform X2: MSSLDLMKKECFTSGTLSSASLKRRFIKKRVAPGAQQDADSDCRLCRCSIFSLSGSSRTVRRILTACLLSFLALLASVSVDLSSNFDLLHTTEAAYNELTSCRTIAILQLVSKLQKMRRLFSKDMGNETFEASFSEVVFPVFGLCGEMVGHSNGHGLPCSVELAELCQEMRRSVQGFLNSSLGTNSTSQNGTSAFSLAIGRLLDVWGSVEDTLIKVKFNSNWRDVLSARLLLTFIELNHQFMDFPHMATHTSFQYKWTSVLSYLSFARVMAERLNDCWLENIDLKLNSSQHVKHYSIFDTSMWQISGAGAELSGSHSGIQALTNTQQCLLDRAVPALRLASRSVSSGLSMRICLLAIACLIYPVVMFSFKQMTEWIQNYAQSLKERTEDLKHQRQLAEDLLHQMLPKSVAKQLRQQKHVEAESYEKVTIFFSDIVGFTSISASCTPLQVVEMLNNLYMCFDTRIDSYDVYKVETIGDAYMVVSGLPERNGDRHADEIAKMALDLVAAVRQVSIPHMPSHRLQLRAGIHTGPCVAGIVGYKMPRYCLFGDTVNTASRMESTSLPQRIHTSSETYLALIKDNAYELQLRGEIEVKGKGKMNTYWLIGHKNYSVQNDSLVCHWNPNKARKKKTVAGSEVSVGNC, from the exons ATGTCATCGCTGGACTTGATGAAAAAAGAGTGTTTCACATCAGGGACCCTGTCCTCGGCTTCTCTCAAAAGAAGATTCATAAAGAAGAGAGTCGCTCCGGGGGCGCAGCAGGATGCGGACAGCGACTGTCGGCTGTGCAG GTGTTCCATATTCTCCCTGTCTGGCAGTAGTCGCACTGTTCGCCGGATTCTGACAGCCTGCCTCCTCTCTTTCCTGGCTCTGCTCGCCTCTGTATCTGTTGACCTCAGCTCTAACTTTGACTTGCTGCACACTACAGAAGCTGCTTACAACGAGCTGACTTCATGCAGGACGATAGCTATTCTGCAACTTGTCAGCAAGCTTCAAAAGATGAGACGTTTATTTAGCAAAGACATGGGCAACGAGACATTCGAGGCAAGTTTTTCCGAGGTTGTGTTTCCCGTGTTTGGTCTCTGTGGTGAGATGGTGGGTCATAGTAATGGCCATGGGCTCCCTTGCAGTGTTGAGTTGGCTGAACTTTGCcaggagatgaggaggagtgTTCAAGGATTTCTAAATTCTTCATTGGGTACAAACAGCACAAGTCAAAATGGTACTTCTGCTTTCTCCCTGGCCATTGGAAGACTTCTTGACGTCTGGGGTTCAGTAGAAGATACTTTAATTAAAGTCAAATTTAATTCAAACTGGAGAGATGTACTATCTGCAAGACTTCTACTAACATTCATAGAGCTCAACCACCAGTTTATGGACTTCCCCCACATGGCAACTCACACCAGTTTTCAGTACAAGTGGACTTCTGTACTAAGCTACCTCTCCTTTGCTAGGGTCATGGCAGAACGACTGAATGACTGCTGGTTAGAGAACATAGACCTCAAGCTAAACTCAAGCCAGCATGTAAAACATTATTCTATTTTTGACACAAGTATGTGGCAGATCTCTGGAGCAGGAGCAGAATTGTCTGGGTCTCACAGtggaattcaagctctgacaaacactcagcagtgcTTGCTTGATCGTGCAGTGCCGGCTCTCAGGTTGGCATCTCGATCAGTGTCTTCTGGCCTCAGTATGAGAATCTGCCTCCTGGCCATAGCCTGCCTCATCTACCCGGTGGTCATGTTCTCCTTCAAGCAGATGACCGAGTGGATACAGAACTATGCCCAGAGCTTGAAGGAGAGGACTGAGGACCTCAAGCACCAGAGGCAGCTAGCTGAAGATCTGCTGCACCAAATGCTGCCCAAGTCAGTCGCCAAGCAGCTCCGCCAACAGAAACATGTCGAAGCCGAGAGCTATGAAAAG GTGACCATTTTTTTCTCGGACATTGTAGGCTTCACCTCAATCTCTGCCTCCTGTACTCCTCTGCAAGTGGTGGAGATGCTCAACAACCTCTACATGTGTTTTGACACACGCATTGACTCCTACGACGTGTACAAG GTGGAGACAATCGGGGATGCATACATGGTGGTGAGCGGTCTTCCTGAGAGGAACGGGGACAGGCATGCTGATGAGATCGCTAAGATGGCTTTGGATCTGGTAGCAGCCGTCAGACAGGTTTCCATCCCTCACATGCCCAGCCACAGGCTGCAGCTCCGAGCCGGcatccacacag GTCCATGTGTGGCGGGAATAGTGGGCTACAAGATGCCAAGATACTGTTTGTTTGGAGATACTGTTAACACAGCCTCTAGAATGGAGTCCACCAGCCTGC CTCAGAGAATCCACACCAGTTCAGAAACTTACTTGGCCCTGATCAAAGACAACGCCTACGAGCTGCAGCTTCGTGGAGAGATTGAGGTTAAG GGTAAAGGCAAAATGAATACATACTGGCTGATTGGCCATAAGAACTACAGTGTCCAGAACGACAGTCTGGTTTGCCATTGGAATCCCAACAAGGCCAGAAAAAAGAAGACGGTGGCAGGCAGTGAGGTCTCTGTTGGCAAT TGCTGA
- the LOC137183980 gene encoding uncharacterized protein isoform X1: protein MSSLDLMKKECFTSGTLSSASLKRRFIKKRVAPGAQQDADSDCRLCRCSIFSLSGSSRTVRRILTACLLSFLALLASVSVDLSSNFDLLHTTEAAYNELTSCRTIAILQLVSKLQKMRRLFSKDMGNETFEASFSEVVFPVFGLCGEMVGHSNGHGLPCSVELAELCQEMRRSVQGFLNSSLGTNSTSQNGTSAFSLAIGRLLDVWGSVEDTLIKVKFNSNWRDVLSARLLLTFIELNHQFMDFPHMATHTSFQYKWTSVLSYLSFARVMAERLNDCWLENIDLKLNSSQHVKHYSIFDTSMWQISGAGAELSGSHSGIQALTNTQQCLLDRAVPALRLASRSVSSGLSMRICLLAIACLIYPVVMFSFKQMTEWIQNYAQSLKERTEDLKHQRQLAEDLLHQMLPKSVAKQLRQQKHVEAESYEKVTIFFSDIVGFTSISASCTPLQVVEMLNNLYMCFDTRIDSYDVYKVETIGDAYMVVSGLPERNGDRHADEIAKMALDLVAAVRQVSIPHMPSHRLQLRAGIHTGPCVAGIVGYKMPRYCLFGDTVNTASRMESTSLPQRIHTSSETYLALIKDNAYELQLRGEIEVKGKGKMNTYWLIGHKNYSVQNDSLVCHWNPNKARKKKTVAGSEVSVGNSSVTVQSLSENATTPVSLPSSVLNQTPLQPQPDKPGLSVAAQMEPYGSSYGTLGSMIGGLQGGDESPLPSERGSSGGHKPDLLPGSNHHMSTDADAAAQDFSQHRNFY, encoded by the exons ATGTCATCGCTGGACTTGATGAAAAAAGAGTGTTTCACATCAGGGACCCTGTCCTCGGCTTCTCTCAAAAGAAGATTCATAAAGAAGAGAGTCGCTCCGGGGGCGCAGCAGGATGCGGACAGCGACTGTCGGCTGTGCAG GTGTTCCATATTCTCCCTGTCTGGCAGTAGTCGCACTGTTCGCCGGATTCTGACAGCCTGCCTCCTCTCTTTCCTGGCTCTGCTCGCCTCTGTATCTGTTGACCTCAGCTCTAACTTTGACTTGCTGCACACTACAGAAGCTGCTTACAACGAGCTGACTTCATGCAGGACGATAGCTATTCTGCAACTTGTCAGCAAGCTTCAAAAGATGAGACGTTTATTTAGCAAAGACATGGGCAACGAGACATTCGAGGCAAGTTTTTCCGAGGTTGTGTTTCCCGTGTTTGGTCTCTGTGGTGAGATGGTGGGTCATAGTAATGGCCATGGGCTCCCTTGCAGTGTTGAGTTGGCTGAACTTTGCcaggagatgaggaggagtgTTCAAGGATTTCTAAATTCTTCATTGGGTACAAACAGCACAAGTCAAAATGGTACTTCTGCTTTCTCCCTGGCCATTGGAAGACTTCTTGACGTCTGGGGTTCAGTAGAAGATACTTTAATTAAAGTCAAATTTAATTCAAACTGGAGAGATGTACTATCTGCAAGACTTCTACTAACATTCATAGAGCTCAACCACCAGTTTATGGACTTCCCCCACATGGCAACTCACACCAGTTTTCAGTACAAGTGGACTTCTGTACTAAGCTACCTCTCCTTTGCTAGGGTCATGGCAGAACGACTGAATGACTGCTGGTTAGAGAACATAGACCTCAAGCTAAACTCAAGCCAGCATGTAAAACATTATTCTATTTTTGACACAAGTATGTGGCAGATCTCTGGAGCAGGAGCAGAATTGTCTGGGTCTCACAGtggaattcaagctctgacaaacactcagcagtgcTTGCTTGATCGTGCAGTGCCGGCTCTCAGGTTGGCATCTCGATCAGTGTCTTCTGGCCTCAGTATGAGAATCTGCCTCCTGGCCATAGCCTGCCTCATCTACCCGGTGGTCATGTTCTCCTTCAAGCAGATGACCGAGTGGATACAGAACTATGCCCAGAGCTTGAAGGAGAGGACTGAGGACCTCAAGCACCAGAGGCAGCTAGCTGAAGATCTGCTGCACCAAATGCTGCCCAAGTCAGTCGCCAAGCAGCTCCGCCAACAGAAACATGTCGAAGCCGAGAGCTATGAAAAG GTGACCATTTTTTTCTCGGACATTGTAGGCTTCACCTCAATCTCTGCCTCCTGTACTCCTCTGCAAGTGGTGGAGATGCTCAACAACCTCTACATGTGTTTTGACACACGCATTGACTCCTACGACGTGTACAAG GTGGAGACAATCGGGGATGCATACATGGTGGTGAGCGGTCTTCCTGAGAGGAACGGGGACAGGCATGCTGATGAGATCGCTAAGATGGCTTTGGATCTGGTAGCAGCCGTCAGACAGGTTTCCATCCCTCACATGCCCAGCCACAGGCTGCAGCTCCGAGCCGGcatccacacag GTCCATGTGTGGCGGGAATAGTGGGCTACAAGATGCCAAGATACTGTTTGTTTGGAGATACTGTTAACACAGCCTCTAGAATGGAGTCCACCAGCCTGC CTCAGAGAATCCACACCAGTTCAGAAACTTACTTGGCCCTGATCAAAGACAACGCCTACGAGCTGCAGCTTCGTGGAGAGATTGAGGTTAAG GGTAAAGGCAAAATGAATACATACTGGCTGATTGGCCATAAGAACTACAGTGTCCAGAACGACAGTCTGGTTTGCCATTGGAATCCCAACAAGGCCAGAAAAAAGAAGACGGTGGCAGGCAGTGAGGTCTCTGTTGGCAAT TCATCAGTGACAGTGCAGAGCCTCAGTGAGAACGCCACCACTCCAGTCTCCCTTCCCTCCTCAGTGCTGAATCAAACTCCACTGCAACCTCAGCCAGACAAGCCTGGCCTCAGTGTGGCAGCTCAGATGGAGCCCTATGGCAGCAGCTATGGTACCCTGGGCTCCATGATCGGGGGGCTGCAGGGAGGAGATGAGAGCCCTCTACCCAGTGAGCGTGGGAGTAGTGGTGGGCACAAACCTGACCTGCTGCCTGGCTCCAACCACCACATGTCAACAGATGCAGATGCAGCTGCTCAGGACTTCAGTCAGCACAGGAACTTTTATTAA